cactccagggCTACAAGTTTCCTCTTCCTAAAGGCTCTGCACCTTGAGTCTCCCCAACTTGTCTGAAGCAAGCCGTGTGATGAAGACCTACATGTCCTACAGCAGCCTTGGAGACAAGCTCCTCCTGGGAGGAGCAGTGGGCAGCCTGAGCATAGAGCACGTTCAGTTTTAAGAACCCCTGTTGTGGGAAGGCTCCACGATTCCTAAACAGCAGTCGGCAAACTCCACAAACAAGGGCTCCTGCATGCAGGCTTTCATGAGCTGTGCCTTGTCGTCGCCCTGGTCCAGGTTAACCATCAGCTGTCTCAGGTGTGGGTTGAGCAGTAAGCTTCTTAAAGTTGCAGATTCACCTTAAAAATCAAATCAATGCCAGCTTTTAAGTTCAAGGGGAACCCAGGGCAGAGGCTAAACGCTAAGTGTTTCCGGTGTGATCAACTATGAAGGGCTTGTGTCTCCTCAACCGCTGTGCTGTGCCCCCACGTCCTCAGGCTGTACACCAACCACACATCTAACCACTCaacaaacgcctttaatcccagcacttaagagacagaggcagacagacgtctttgagttcaagaccagcctggtctacagggcaagttctaggacaaccagggccgcacagaaaccttgtctcaaaaaacaaaaacaaaccaactttTAACATCTGTACCAAATGTGAACTTTTTTCCTCATCATAACTACACATTGTTTGCATCCAATTAGGTTAGATGATTTAAAGTGCATCAGTTATATGTATTCCACCATTTTATAAAAGGGACTTGACCGTCGTTGAGAAACATCCTAGAACCAAGCTGCCTTGAACATCAGATGACTACTCACAAATGAACTTTCAGAATACATGTGAACAAAGACCtgagctggaaagatgtctcagcagtcatGAGGCCCAGTGTTCCTGTCTCAGCACCCACTTAAAGGCCAAGCATGGTCCTAGGCACGCTTGTGACCCAACACTGAGCAAGACAGGCAGGCTCACAGATTTGTGAGCTGCCAGCCTAGCCAAGGTGTGCGCTCCTGGTTCAATGAGGACTCCACCTCAAAGGAATAGGGTCGAGAATGATGGGGACTCAATGCCTCCTCTAgcctgtgcgcgcgcgcgcgcgcgcgcgcgcgcacacacacacacacacacacacacacacacacacacacgtgagatTAGCACCAATAACAGAAGTCTTACTACAAGCACCAAAGGAGCGGTGCTGCAAAAATGTGCATGACTAAGCTagagagagacggctcagtggttaagaacacttactgctctttaagaggacccaagttcacagggtggtagtggcgcacacgcctttataaatcccagcacttgggaggcagaggcaggcggatctctatgagttcgaggccagcctggtctacagagtgaattccaggacagctagtgctacacagagaaagcctgtcttgaaaaaccaggagGGGGGGCCGTGGGGAAGGACCCaacttcattcccagcacccaatcaGGCAGCCTACAACCACctgtactccagctccaggaggatgTGGCAAAGACtctgctgtgtgagtgtgagtggcACCCACACTAGTGCACACACccgcagacacatgcacacaattaaaaTGTAGTGAGCACCAGCCTCTCCCTGGTGATTACCCAGTCTATGACTAGACTGGGAAAGTGAGCATGGAAGACAGGTGACAGTGTCTGCCCCACAGGCTGCTGTAAGAGGCACAAATCACTACCATCAAATGTGACTAGGTAGTAAAATTACTAGTCAGACCAAGGCACTGcgggaagccaggaaagtgcCTAATCTGGGCCTGAAGGTGGAGAAAGGCTTAGGtaagcagagaaaatgaactacatttttaaagcaaaattatgCCGACCTGCAAAATCTGTAGGATTCCAACAGAGCACCTGGCATGTGCAAGATGAGAGATTTGCTGACAGAATCCTATGGCTGGGCAGGAAAGACCCTGCACACCACATTACAGAGTAATCTTACAAACAAGTAGGGGAAGGAgcaatggctcagcggttaagagcactggctgctcttctggaggtcctgagttcaactcccaacagccacatggaggctcacaactgtctgtaatgagatctaatgcccacttctggcctgcaggcacacgaGCAGaatagaacactcatacacatacatacacaaaacaacaaaaacaaaaacaaaaccctgcgaTTATGCCAGACCCACccaggagaaaaaacaaacaagcaagcaacctTAGAAAcaagagatagaggcaggcagaactgagtttgaggccagctcggTCACCATtcaaattccaagccagccagaaacATGATACGATGTCCTAAACCCCATTTATGTACACATGAAGGTCCACCCCGGGGTCTTCCTCCACTGCAgttgttcccccccccctccacccccggacaggctctctctatgtagccgtggctgggagtgctgggattcaagttcACCCCACCACACTCGGcttcctcctcattttcttcatGCAGGGTCCTTTACCAATTCCCACAGATCGGCTGGGCTGGCCAACAAGACactggaatcctcctgcctctaccgccCTAGTGCCAGGGTTACAGCACTCAGAGTGTTGTCTTGTTAAATAAGCAGAGATGCTGGAGATGAAAGTCGGGTCATAAATCCTACACAGTAAGTACTcaagtaagccatctctccagccctaaaaaaaaataatttaaaaaaatcccatcTTAAAAACAGAGCTGGCagaatggttcagcaggtaaagatgcttacCCACcaggcctgacgacctgagttccatACTAGTGacgagagctgtcctctgacctctatgtgtgCCTGAGACGGCTCAGGGGTGACTTGCACTCACTACTCTTGTGCAGGACCTGCTCAGTTCCCACACCGTGgtaagtggctcacaaccacgcACAACTACAACTTccgggatccagcgccctctcctggcctccaccagCCCCTGCACTAAGGTGCACAGAGATGTACACAATTTACAAGCAAATCTTTCAAGATAAAGAGGGGCAAGGGAGGTGGCTCTGCAGACTAGAAGACCTGCTATGCAGGCCTGGTGGCCTCCGcgtgatccccaggacccacagtcaAAGGAGAGAAAGACCCCTGCAAAGCTGTCCTTGGAACCCCACTCAAGCCCACACTCCCACACATCATACACAACAGGACATCAAGATACtgcatcaggaggcagagacaggagggtggcATCAAGTCCGAGGCCAGTGTGGTTTACAGTGAGTGctgggccagccaggactatacagtaaGATTctgtccaaaaaagaaagaaagaaagaagaaaacggAGTGCTGAATGTATCACCCAGAAGCAGAGCACCTGCCTCAGGATTCCTGAGGTATCTCAGCTCCCTGCCAATACAGCTCAGAGACCCACCCACACCCTATACATAGGAAATGGTATTGGAACACTCCAAGAATGAATCGTGCGGagggaattctgagtgcttgtgagaaaatgcCCAAACACATGAGTTTTGTGACCTTCTTCAGAAACGcgaaattgttcttggaatgtgctttcatgcccctcccaggtgtaACTTCGGATAACTCATTACAACTGACTAGGGCCTTATTTCTTATctgcctctatggaaaaatgCGCTTCTGCCTCATGCAGCTTGTCTTTGCTTTGTACACTCCAtgcaggtgattttttttttttttttttggtttttcgagacagggtttctctgtgtagttttggtgcctgtcctggatctcgctctgtagaccaggctggcctcgagctcacagagatcctcctgcctctgcctccgagtgctgggattaaaggcgtgcaccaccaccccggcCAGGTGATTATTCTTAACACTCAGGGTATAAACTGTCTAATGTTATAAAtgaagttggctattgcatgagactttggtccacctcatttttaggctccattctcccaggttccaCTGCCGTTACAGCAGTAAacaaaacagttaacaaaaaacAAGCCCAGCCAAGACTTACCTAAGTTCTTTAAACTCTGCAGAGACactctgtcttcttcctcatcACTGTTGAGGAAATCAGCTACAGACTCATCATCATCTGAGGAGAGCAGAGCATAACCAACTGGTCAGGTCTCAGAAAGCCAGGACAGCCATGTTGAcaaggtgtgtgcatgtgtgtgacagtgagGGGCACACCAGCAGTCACAGTCAAATAAAACGAACAGCCTGCTTCTCTGATTTCACAATTCAACACCCcctcttgccaggcagtggtggcgcacgcctttaatcccagcactcaggaggcagagccaggaggatctctgtgagttcgaggccagcctggtctacagagtgagatccgggacaggctccaaagctacacagagaaaccttgtctcaaaaaaacaaaaaataaaaataaattaaggggaaaaaaacaaacgcAAACACCCCGTCTTGCAGGACAGGGAAGGTAGCAGAATGGCAACTGTGCTCCACAAGTGTGTGATGGTTCATGTTTCCTGCGGTCTACAGGCGAGAAGTCTGGTTTTGCAcggttttttaaaatttgtttatcaTACAATAATAAgtattattattcatattttttatttattatgtatatagtgttctgcctgcatggatgcctgctggccagaagagggcaccagatctcattacagatggttgtgagcggtgcaccatgtggttgctgggaattgaactcaggacctctggtaaGAGCAAACAGTAtgtttaacctctgagtcatctctccagcccagatttgtgggttgttttttttttttctctgtgcaattttgctgcctgtcctggatctcgctctgtaaaccaggctggcctcgaactcacagagatcctcctggctctgcctcccgagtgctgggattaaaggcgtgcaccaccgccgccgccaccgggcCAGTTTTGTAGTTCTTAACACCCTACCTGCCCTGTCATGACTCCAGGCCTGTGATGGACCAGTGAATTAGACCCCGTACAACCCTGCCAAACACGACCCCCGCACAGAGATGCCCAGGCCCACACTAGAAGTTTCTCAAATGACAGAAGGCCCATCCCCTTTCTGTGACCTCTTTGTGATACAAGAGGAGCGGCTTGCAGAGCCATGACACTCAGGAGGCACTGTGGATAGATGACTACATGGACCAGGAGTGGAAGGACAGCCCATTACTGCTCTAAACTCTAAGACTCCAGCAGTTCAAAGGAGGCCTCCCACGTGCGCCTACCAGGGCTCAACACAAACCCCAGACCCCTGCCCCTTCCTGGAACCATGCTTCAGGATGCTCTCAGCACCACCGGTGACAACCTGTGACCCACCCTGACGCTAGAGCTGCCGCTCCAAGCCCATCCTTCTGCACCCTGCCCATccgcctctctcctctcctttccacGTACTTTCCTCGTCGCTTGCTGGTTGAAATCGACCGCCTCACCTTTGCTTTCCTCAGGCTCTGTGTTTACAGGAGCCACTGTTCTTCTGTTCTCAACAGGACGGATTTCCGGGTTGCACTGCTCTGAGAGAGACACAAAtttcaggcacacacaaacacaacctcTCCGTGCcagcgcctttcctggaactctctttggagaccaggctggcctcgaactcacagagatctgcctacctctgcctcccgagtgctgggattaaaggcgtgcgctaccaccgcccggctgtagaaCTTTTTTTTATTGCAAACAAAAtagaccaaataaataaataaataaataaataaataaataaataaaagttccaggacagccagggttacacagagatacctctcttgaaaaacaaaacattgttaaATTCTTGTTAGAAATAATTGAGGCCACTGGGGCAGAAAAAGCACACGCATGCTGCCAACGAGACCCAGAGCCTCGTGCATGCTCGGCAAATGCCACTGATGACCAAAAGTTCCCgatgattttttggggggagggctgtgggtttttgtcttttgtttatctttttcaagacaagataaTAAGTactctgtgtagtactggctctcctggaaccaggctgtcctcgaactcagagatccaattgcctctgcttcctgaatgctgataTTAAAAAAACGGAAAAATCTAAACCAGGTGGGATgacacacctgtaaacccagccctAGAGGGATCtacagcaggaagacagagaattAAGTAAATCCAGGGTCAGCCTGGAATACGTAAGACCCTATTAccaaaaaagtggggggggggtggtattTGTAGATGTATATGCACAAGTAAATACTTTTACTGTACACAAAGTGTGCTCACATTATACACATAACTTACCAGGTGTCGGTCTTTCTCAGTCTCAATATGAAGCCAATCTGGCCTGAAACTTgtagggatcctcctgcctcagcctcccccacGCTGGAGTTACAAGTCTGCACCATCACCTCCAAATGACCCCCACCCACTACCCCCatttaaaggttttgtttttatttgtgcgtATATGAAGCAGTACGCAGGTACCATTGAGGCCAGACAGGAGCGTCAGGTACCCTGGTAATGGACCTACAGGTTGCCTAAATAGTaggtgggtactaggaaccaaactcagatctaGAAAAGCAACAAGAGGCTCTTAatggcagagccatctctccatctccaggtTTTTTCTCAATAGGTCAGTAACTTGTCTTagccagacctggtggcacaggtctgtactcctataatcctagcatttggggtAGAGAAGGCAAGATCATggtaagtttgagggcagcctggacaatataaaaaaaagaacctgtctcaaaataccacacacagaaaaaggaaacttctctttgtaaacAATAAACAACCgttattttaaagacagaaacgCTGCTGGTTAATCCATCTCGGTCAGGCAGCTTCTGCAATAGCGAAGAGTTACAATAGAATGCTAAgaccggggtggggggggggaagagacgCAGCTAGGACTGACTTTTTTCCAACAAAGCCGTTTACTTgctttggtttgagacaggatctcagtcagtagcccagaatggccttgacCTCATGGGAATCCTCCTGCTTCGGGCTCCTGTGTACTGACTGGGATTACGGGTCATGGGGCCCTGTCGAGTGCAAGGAAGGGCCGAGGGCTGCGACCGCGGTCAAGGGTCTTCCTTACCTTTGTGCTTCTGGAAACAAGTGACCGAGCAGCTGTAACAAGAAAGACAGGCGCCGTCAGCCCTGGCGGGCGCAACACGCCCCTCCTGCCGGCAGCCCCCGGCCGCAGAACCAGCCTCCCGCCCGCCCGCAGCCCCGGCCTCCCTCCTGGCCGGGTGCTCGCGCTCCCCAAGCCCCATGAGCCCCAGCTTACTAGGGCACGCGGCAAACCGGGCAGCGGTATTTCGGCTTCTCCAAACAGATGACGCAGACCACGGTTTTGCAGTTCAGCGACGCCATGGCTCCCCAGGAAACCCCACGCTGCAAGCCCTGCTCTCCCTTTTACCCAAGCAAGGACCAATCACAGCGCTCCGCACTTCTTGGCAGGCAAAAGCAGTGGCTTGATCCTGTTCACTGTTCCAGGCCTCACGAGTAGAGAGTCGATACATTCGATACCCATTTAGGCAAGAGTTTTCTCAAGCCATGGAACTCAGGAACCTTCTGACTCTTCATCCATAGCGTGGCCATCACAACTGTGCCCCGCCACGCCCAGTCAAAGACATTCTTTTTAAGTTATATGTTTACGTGTGCGCCTGTGTCAGCAAGTGCCATTGCCctgagaggccagaaaaggacgtcagatcccctggagctagagacaGGCAGTTTTGAACCACCTACcttctgtgggtgttgggaactgaactcggattCTCTGgcacagcagcaagtgctccttcTTCCAGCCCAGAAGTCTTGAGGTTGGGCCGCTGGCAAATGTTTATTGAACTTCGGCTGTGAGTCCTGCAATGTCCAGATACTGGGGGATGGTTAGAAAACGGTCTCTTCCCTAGGAGCATAGGGCTTGAagtgaagacagaagagagaaaggacaaaggaCGCGAGACTCGTTTTTAGGGTCAAGCCCTGTATTTGCATGACTCTGAGAATGAGTGTTCTTTAACTATCGCCCTATCATCCCCCACCCCAGGTTCATCTCAGTTCACTCCACTACCAGCTGTGGCAGGGTAGACTGACCACAGAGCAGATCAGTGGCCTCTAGGCTAATGAGTCAGGATAGATGGGCTATGATTGGTCTCGAAGGCCACACTAGACTTTAGGTATAAACAGTGtcatggttgtttgttttgttttttgagacagggtcctggctggccttgaactcacagagatctaccagtctctgcctatcaagtgctgaaattaaaggtgtgtgtcatcacactcTGCTCAGAGTCCTATTTTTTTATGAACCTTGCTCCTCCTTGAAGCTCTGAGTTTGGCCAAACCTAACCTCTGCTCCCAGGACCTTAAATCATGCTCCTCCCAAAAGCCTTCTCTTTTATGTTGTCTGTTCAGTCTCTAGggtcccttttgtttgtttgtttgtttgttttgttttttgagacagggtttctctgtgtaacagccctgactgtcatggaactcactctgtagaccagactagcctcaaattcacagagatccacctgcctctgcctcccaaatgttgggattaaaggtgtgcaccaccactgcccagcttttagGGTCCTTTTTAATAATGGTGCCCATGAGTGTCTGAGCTTGCTGAGacgtgttgttgtttgttttttgctctttgctctttgggggggcccactacccagctcccaaataaatcacacatggaggcatattcttaattattaatgcccggccttagcttggcttagtttctagccagcttttcttaactttaaattatcccctctacattttgcctctggacttttcccattctcttgcttctgtgaATCCTACTCtgactccatggcttgctgtgtaactgggtagctgacccctggagtcctcctccttctctggctccttcttcactcctccacctctcttctccctcctcccagatttctccttctatttaccctctttgcctgccagccccgcctatttctctctcctgcctcgctattggccactcagctcttcattagcccatcaggtgttttagacaggcaaagtaacacagcttcacagagttaagcaaatgcaacatagacaaaaggaacacaccttaaaataatattccacagagATGATCTGCTACAACATAGGTGATGCCTGGAGGCCTGACTCTTGCTCCCTGCGTGTGTGTCTTAGAGGCTTGGTTACCGCCGCTGAGACCTTTCATCAATTAGAGTGGATGCCCAGGCCTGAGTTCTTCAGCTATTGAGAGTCAAAAGGAAAGGATACATAACAGGATTTGTACTGCGTAGCTGGCAAAGGGGTTGTTTCTATGATATTTGGAAGGACTCTAATCTCCTGGATTTCTGCTACTGACTCCACCAGCACAGGCTGCTAAGTCTTGGGTCCAAAGGTCAAGACAGTCCAGTACAATTCTGTGTCTGCCTCAGGAGGAAGTATGGGAAATGAGCAAGAATCCTTTggtatcactttttttttaatgatttattttatgtgctttgatgtcttgcctgcatgtacatctgtgtgagggtgtagaatcctccagaactggagttatagacaactgtgagctgccatgtggttgctgggaattgaacccaggtcctctggaagagcagccagcactcttaaccgctgagccatctctccagcccctggtatcACTTCTTGACCATGGGAATGCTGTCCAGGCCCAGGTGCCAAAGCGGAAGGGCCCTTGGGCCGTCTTTCTTTGCTTCCATCTGCCGCTTGTTGCTTAGGATCCAATACGCACGCGCACTGACCCACTGACATTTCACATTGCTATTCTTCAACAGTTGTGCTTGCTCTGGTTTGAACCTGAATCTTCCCAGAAGGTCTAAATTAATGTGGGACAACCAGAGGAGGCCAGCAACTCATCCATGACCGCATTTGAATCTGTGTCATGTGTGGCGAGGGTAGAAATTTTCACTGGCCACTCCAGATTTTTACTGTGTGTTGTATGTAACGGCTGAGGCTGGGAATCTCTCCTAAGCACACTTCCTGTGGAAGAGATGCTGCTCCCTCTATTCTGGAGCTTCGGGGATCACTGTCAGTCTTTCTTCAATGTCCAGGGCAGAAAAGGAAGTGTGATGGGGACCAGGTTGGGCAATACCGAAAAGACGGAACTGTATGACTCCATCATCTAGTTGTCCACACTTGAGGTCCCAAAGAGAGCACCCTAGCTCTGTACAAACTCCTATCAGACCCATCTCAGATGCCACCTACTCCTCGTCACGAGCCTGAAGCGCAGTGAAAAACCTTGGAAAGAAGCGAGGTAGCAAAGGAGGGTTTTAACCTCTAGCACCTAACGGGCACTGCTCTGGGGGCGGCTCCAAAGACGCTCGTGGTGCTGCGGGCCAGCAACAGGCACCGCCAGGGGGCGCT
This Peromyscus maniculatus bairdii isolate BWxNUB_F1_BW_parent chromosome 8, HU_Pman_BW_mat_3.1, whole genome shotgun sequence DNA region includes the following protein-coding sequences:
- the Znhit3 gene encoding zinc finger HIT domain-containing protein 3, whose amino-acid sequence is MASLNCKTVVCVICLEKPKYRCPVCRVPYCSVTCFQKHKEQCNPEIRPVENRRTVAPVNTEPEESKDDDESVADFLNSDEEEDRVSLQSLKNLGESATLRSLLLNPHLRQLMVNLDQGDDKAQLMKACMQEPLFVEFADCCLGIVEPSHNRGS